The stretch of DNA CGAGCGGATCACCGATGCGCAGCTTGTCCATGCGCGCGCGCAGCTTGGCATAGAAGCTGTCGGCCACGGGTTCGTGGACAAGCAGCCGCGAGCCTGCACAGCAGACCTGCCCCTGGTTGAACCAGATGGCGTCGACCAGACCCTCGACCGCCGAGTCCAGATCGGCATCGTCGAAGACGATGTAAGGTGATTTGCCGCCCAGTTCGAGCGTCAGCGCCTTGCCCGTGCCCGCCGTCGCTTCGCGGATGCGACGACCCACGGCGGTGGAGCCGGTGAAGGCAATCTTGTCCACGTCCGCGTTCACGATCATTTCGCCCACGGCACCATCGCCTGTGACGATGTTCACGACGCCCTTGGGCACGCCTGCCTGACGACAGATGTCGGCAAACAGAAGGGCGGTGAGCGACGTGTATTCCGCGGGCTTCAGCACCACGGTGTTGCCCATGGCCAGCGCCGGGGCGATTTTCCATGCCAGCATCAGCAGCGGGAAGTTCCATGGGATGATCTGGCCGCACACACCCAATGCCTCACGGTCGGGCAGTTCGGCGTCCATGAGCTGCGCCATGCCGGCGTGGTAGTAGAAGTGGCGTTGGGCCAGCGGCACGTCGATGTCGCGGCTTTCGCGGATGGGCTTGCCGTTGTCGAGCGTTTCGAGCACGGCAAAGAGGCGGCTGTGCTTCTGCAGAAGCCGGGCAAGGGCATAGAGGACGCGGGCGCGGGCGTGGCCGCCGGATTTCGCCCATTTGGGCTGGGCGGCGCGGGCGGCTTTGACCGCCGCATCGACGTCTGCACGCGTTGCTTGGGACAAGGTGGCCAGCACCTCGCCCGTGGCGGGGTTCTTGCTGTCGAAGCCATCCGTGTGGTCGGTAAACTGCCCGTTGATGAAGTGGCCGAACCGTGCGCCCTGGTCGACGATCCAGGCCAGCGCATCTCCGGCAGCTTCGGGGCGGGGCCGTAGTCCATGGTTTCGAAGATCTCTTTGACGGTCATTGGCTTCGCCCTCTTGTTAACCATATTTTAATGTTTTTTATCAGTGAGTTACCCGTGGGTAACCTCAGCCGATGGCGTGGCGGTATCCGGCGGAATAGGCGCCGGTCAGGTGGTGTTCCAACTGACGTTCGATGTCACCCAAAAGCGACGACGCGCCAAAGCGGAACAGGTCCGGTTGCAGCCAGCGGTCCCCCAGTTCCTCTTTGATCAGCGACAGGTAGACCAGCGCATCCTTGGCCTTGGAAATCCCGCCTGCAGGCTTGTAACCGACCCTGTAGCCGGTGTGTTCAAAATAGTCGCGGATCGCGCGGATCATCACCAGCGTGACGGGCAGCGTGGCGTTGACGCTTTCCTTGCCCGTTGACGTTTTGATGAAATCCGCACCCGCCATCATGCAAACCAGCGACGCGCGGGCCACGTTGCGCAGGCTGCCCAGCTCGCCGGTGGCGAGGATCGCTTTGATATGCGCCTCGCCGCAGGCCTCGCGCTTTTCCGCCATCTCGTCATAGAGCGCTTGCCAGTCGCCGCTGAGCACGTGGCGACGCGAGATGACGATGTCGATCTCTTCGGCGCCTGCCGCGACGCTTTCGCGGATT from Tateyamaria omphalii encodes:
- the deoC gene encoding deoxyribose-phosphate aldolase — protein: MQTTTTAATTTKTQLPQVTEPRNPGTKLDLDWVARVQANTSAIERRCATLPGRRSIKKDHQAAWLLKAISCIDLTTLSGDDTERRVHRLCAKARQPVRAEMLEALGMPGLTTGAVCVYHEMIPAAVSALEGTGIPVAAVSTGFPAGLSPFHLRIQEIRESVAAGAEEIDIVISRRHVLSGDWQALYDEMAEKREACGEAHIKAILATGELGSLRNVARASLVCMMAGADFIKTSTGKESVNATLPVTLVMIRAIRDYFEHTGYRVGYKPAGGISKAKDALVYLSLIKEELGDRWLQPDLFRFGASSLLGDIERQLEHHLTGAYSAGYRHAIG